In Oryza sativa Japonica Group chromosome 8, ASM3414082v1, the sequence TGCCACTGCCGGTTGAAGAAGATAAGATAAGACATGATGACTAGGATGTAGGCTCcacattcttctttttttttttctgactaggatgccacgtcaactAAACCGAGATTTCTAGTACTGAAGATAAGGGATATCAAACAAACTCGATGTAAAATTGAGAGACCACAggtaaacttattccttttttagGAAAGCAATTTTACCTAACCTCTTAGGGACCATGTTATATGTTACtacatccgtttcaggttaaaAGACTTTCTAGCAATACTCACattcaaatactccctccgtaaaaaaaaagaaaagacgaTTTCTAGGGGAGGGCTTTGTCCCACAAAATACCGATTCCTGTACACCAAACGAGAAACTCCCTCTCTCTATCGTTCGTGTGTGGGTCATAGATGGACGGCGACTCCTCTTCACACCACACGAGCCTTATCGCCTCCTAGATCTCTCTCGCGTTTCTccccgccgccccctcctcgaTCGATTCCATCGACGCGGCGGCGTATGCGCGACCTACGAAGCTTCCGACTCCCTCCCTACCTTCGTCCCGCTCCTCCCCACACATCTCTCCCCGCTCCACACCGCTCCCCATCGCTCCACGCcactccccatcgctcccgcatCTACGGTGACGGCGGGAGATAGATGCGGTGGATGGATGCAGCGACAACAACGATGGATGGATgttgcggcgacggcgggagatGGATGCATCGTCATCGGCTGAGGTGAcggggagatgcggcggcggcggcgacgacggcggtggaggaggagacgaggagatacggtgtcgtcggcggcggcggaggcgacggggaGATGCGGCGTCAGTGtcggcggaggagacgaggagaTGCGGTGTCGTTGTCGGCAGCGGAGGCGACGTGGAGATGCGGCGTTGGCGGCGACAGAGGCGACGAGGAGAtgcggcgcgtcgtcgtcggcggtggaTGCCTCGGCGTCGCGGGGCGCCCGCACCACGTCCTTCCGTGCGTGGTTTCGTGCCGCGTGACACGGTCAAGGCACAAGCCACAACGCGATGCAGACGCTTCCCCAACTgtcctcttttcttcttttttacaaGCTCTGGAACTCGCTGTTGTGTCTCTGCATTTCGGTCTCTGCTGCAGTGCTGCTTCGTGGCGGTTGGTTTCTTGCTTCTTGTTGATCTTGGAAGAAAGTGTGATTGTTTGAGCGGCAGATGTGATGCGCAAGGCGTTAGCGATCGATGGATGCGGTGCTGTTGATGGATCTGatgcagttttcttttcttgcagttttcttttcttggttGTTCTTGGTTCTTGCTAGTTCATGCAGGTGAATTCAAAACATTTTATTTGGTTGCGGAGATATTATCTTTTCTTTTAGCGGAGAATGGATTTtatccattttattttattttatccatTTTATTTGGTTGCGGAGATATTATCTTTTCTTTTGGCGGAGAATGGATTTTTAGCAAgcatcttcctttttttttcttttcagattGGAGAGGTCTTTTCTTTCTGTTGTATAAAAatccaacctttttttttttgtccttttttatGCGCTGATGCCTCTGTACGTACTGCAGTACTACTAATTAAATAAAGATGTAGTTAATGAGGGTATTTTTGGTATTTTCACTTTAGCCTTAAACTTGCACCAGGAATCCATGAATCGACTCTTTCCAGTACGGAGGAAGAAATCTTATAATCTTATAAAGTATACGTTAGATGGAGACCATGTTATATGTTAGGTGGAGACCATGTTATATGTTGTTGTCTTATCTGTCATATACTCCAATGTCAAATATTTCTTTGATCattatttttgataaatttgtaTGGTCTAACTCATAATTTTTGTATTATGAATTTATTTCTAATGGTGAATCTAAAAACACACCTTATTACGTTTAACTATATGAATTCTACAAGACTAATAGTGAAAACACAAAATGGTTGACTTCTGACAAAactaaaataacaaataaaaacaGGAGTATGACGATTTTATTACGAAAGCATCCAGATAAATTACACATTTACAAGaaccaaaagaaaaaggaaattttgtgaaaatttaCAATCAATGAGAAGGCATACGCAAGAAGATACCACCACCTACACTTCTGATATACATTCAAACAAAGGGGGGAAATagccaaaaataataataactgcCGCCATAAAAGATACATAAAGAAAAATGCGGAGACGTTAGCAACAGAATATAGCTAAAGAAACCATCCTCATATTCCAATTCGTTTTAATGGCCCAAAATCTGAGAGATGCGTCGTTCAGCATCCATTGGCATCTCTCTTCCAGGAACGTTGACCTTTAACACGCTCAAGTATCTATGAAACAAAAGTGAATACAAATCAAACATAGGTCCACAAAAACAGTATTGTAATGGTATGAAAAAGTTAATGAGTGGCTTACTCTTTTGCAGAAAATAAATATTCATGTTCTGCAATAAATCCAAGCAAAGACTGCAGATGGAGAAATGGGTAAGAAAGATGGAAGGTACGAATAGGGGTAGCATGTAAGCAGTTAGTGGTAAACCTCGAAAGGCAAATTCAAGAGTTCGTAGAATGTCCGAACACGATCTATTCTCTGTTGGACGGCTTCACTGTCAATTGAGGGTATGGCTGCCAGAGCCTGCATTAAGAGTAGTGGTATTTTATTTGCAAATGCGAGCAATGAATTAGGCCTCCTATTATCCATTAAAAACCGTTTCAAACTGCAGTAAAGTATAAAGGACTATACCAAAATACAGATGAGGCATATTTGTTTTATATCATACTGCAGAAAAAAATTCTACCTGTTCTAGTGCTATAGAATTTCTGCATATTTGTTGGACCCCTAACAAATTGATCGACTTCATCTGAGCGAGTGcctgaaaaatatttcacaATTCAAGTTAGCAGTGAGCAAGAATATCATAGTACCAAGAAACCAAACCGTACCAGCCTTAATTAGCTAATCGAGGCAGTCAGATTAGCAAAGAAATCAGCTTCGGCTCAGGTACGAACATAAAGTTGGTCTATCATTGTTCAGGTCGGTCTTGATGCTTCAGAGATCGAACCAaccaaataacccaatctaCTAAGAAACACACAATCATACTTTCTAAACTTCTCTCTAAAATTGATGTTGTTAGACATTATATAATTCAAATGCAAAGTCTGTAAGTTCTAAAGATCGTTAGATCAGAGTTCTTCACATAATCAGGCCATCAGGGTGCGCAGATGCTGCTGCGCGACAGGATGGCAAAACTCTTCTGGCGGCTTCCCAAGCAGTTGGCTGACCCCACAAGTGACATAGGTTACCGCAAGGTTCTTATTCATTTATTGTATCATGTAATGGACATTGTCTCCTATAAATTTGTTATTTATCGTCACCATATGCTACAACATTTGGAGCTTCAGAACAGGGACAGATAATTATTGGAAGACATTCACGTGAACTAAGTACTGTATACGTGATCATGTAGTGCCCTCTCAAGCAGTGATGACTTGTTAAATACTTGAACCCATACTGCACTATAGTTTGTCATTCTTAGTAGAGTTGAATAAACCGACAATGTTATTCAGTCAATTAGGTTCGGTTTGTATTTTTAGCTGGCTAATTTGGGTTTCAATATCATTAAACTGAAATATATAGTTTGGTCTGAAGTTCTCTAGCAACCAACCATACCAACCGAATGATTGCCATTCAAGTACCACAAATATGACATCTGGAACTATAGCAAGAAGCATAACAAACCTTTATCGATGCATTAGCAGCAACGCTAGAAATCCCACCAAATACATAATTCCTTTTAGATTCTGCAATATAAGGAGCCATTTCTTCATCCCTACGTGCGATCTGTTCAGATTGGAAAAATCAGTAGTCAGCGTATGTTGTATGGCTCACATAAGTTGAATAGATAGCATTGCACACCGTGTACACATGAGAGTACCATATGGTACATAAAACTGGATGCCTATGCACAAGAACCAATACTCCTATTGTTACAGAAAATTATTTTACCAatcctaatatacttaaatcagATTTGAGTTTAAATATTGCAAAACAGTTGCTCATTTTTCCCTTGTATAGAATTATGCCACTATCCAACAAGTTTATATACCATGCACTCAGCCTTGTATGTACACATTGTTGATTCTTCATTTCTTAGTTTCCTGAGACATCCTCCCAGTTTGCGTGGGATATATCAGATTAGGAAATATGCTCAACAAGGTATCAAAATTAAACAAAACTAAAAGAGAACAATACCTGAGTTGTTAGTGAGATGATGAAGTCATCAGGATCTTCAGCATCTTGATCTTCTACATATTCTCTTTTCGTCATTTCCTATTTAAAAATCATGCTAGTATCAAAATCTTGACATAACATAAATCCATCAATAAACATGTGGCGCTACAAGAGTGCTATTACCTGCATGTGATATATAGTTTCTAATTGCATTTCCAATCTCAAGACTCTGACACAATCAATTGCTAGCCTTCTATACTCATTAGCAAGTGATGCAAGGCTTTTCGGAATTGCACTAGTTGAGCGAGTATGGCGACCCTGGTGGATGTGATTTTTGTTCTCCAACATGGTAGATGAATTAATGAATGACTCTCCAAGCCTGAAATTCCCAACAAGACAAAAGTACCAAGGATCGAACTAATGAATGTGCATGTAAATAAATCATCAGGGATGAGAAGGCCCAAAACAGATGTATAAAATGTAATACGTTCCTAGATGCTCTTAGTTTAGGATAAATCCGAATCAGATGGGTGCTGAATTCTGAAGCATtataggctgtgttcgtttgggATGGTTGGGAACCAAACTCCTCCGGATGGAAAACGGAGcaatccattagcacgtgattaattaagtattagctaattttttttttcaaaaatggaacaatatgatttttttaaacaacttttgtatagaaattttttttaaaaaagcaccaaaatagcagtttgaaaagcgtgcacgcggaaaacgcgAAGGGGGAGTTGGGAACAAGGGGAAACGAACTGAGCCAATGTTGCTCTTTGCAGATTTGCATAACATTCACAACTAAAGAGATTTGCATAACATTCACAACTACTGGAAACGGAACAATAGTTCGACAAAATGGACATTCAATGTATTGAGCATAAGATGATTTACCTTTCAACTGAATCCGCTAAATATTCCAATGAATCACTAAGAGATGCTAACAGTATCAATTTCTGGTCATCATGGATCAAGTTTTCCTGCATATCCAGAGAAAAGGTTTCATTCAACaaataggagaaaaaaattgtaaaaccAGAATTGTTCTGACGCCAATTGAACAAAACTAGCACGAGAAACAGGTTTTCCATCCTTTTCTGGCAGATGGACATGTATCTCAATTCGGACATAACATATCAGCCAAAAGCTTGCAACGTATACACATGATAAGGTCACACCAGAACTGTGATGTAGAAACAGCTGATCACATGGCATACATGTAAACTCTGAAATCATTGGAGTTATGTCCCTCGACTCTTAAAGCTGTTTGTTTTTCATCCTTCTGACagtttaggtggtttttatgACGATGTGATGACGTGCTATTAGATGACAAGGATgccgcatactccctccgtttcatattataagactttctagcattgcccacaatcatatagatgttaatgaacctatacacatatatatgtctagattcattagcatctatatcaatgtgggcaatgctagaaagtcttataatatgaaatggaggaagtagcatACATGTCCTGGCagcatataaaaataattttaaaaaaactgtaGCCCCACATGTTatcttcttccccttctccctcttcttctcccttcccTGCATCCTTCTCAGCTCAGCACAATAGTGGATGTCAAGAGTTCGCTGAGCACTTGCAGCCTCTATGTTGCATCAGCTCAAGCAGACACAGGGAGTGGCCAACCCAGGCAAATAGCACCGTGACGAAAGTGTGCGAAGAAGGTGCCAACACCCATGTCGACTGTCAAGGGACGCAGGAGGAGTTCATGACGATCGAGTGGCATTCTACATCACTTTTTATATTTGTGGGATATATAGATgtgcaattttttattttttttatatatagttatATAATAGGCAAATATAATAACAACCAGAAGTCAGATATCAAAGATGATATCAAATGTATGACATGTGAGCCCTATATTTCTGATATGTTTTTTAGCTAACGGGCCACATCAGCAACTCTatgtgaatgccatgttaggtAAGGAGGGGCACATCATTACCATGTCAACGCAAAACCACCTAAATTGATCTGAGAGATGAAAACAAATGGTCTTGAGAGTTAAGAGACTCAAATCAGACCATTCTATAGTTAAGGGATAAAATCAGTCCAAAGCCAAAGTTGAGGTACCAAATACGAATTTTTTCCAATAAAATGTAATTATAGCTACAGACAATTATAGGTAaccgtaaaaaaaaattcagcatGGTTGAATGTGGTAGAAGATACCTGTTTTATTGGGCACATATCCAATAGGAGATCACTTAGTTCAATCTCTACTTCTACAGCTTCTGCATCTGGAATACTGTGGTCAAGTTGACCAAAAGAATTTTGTAAAGATAGATTTGCTGGATCCAAGCGCATTAAACTTTCAACATCATTCCTTGAGAGGAGAATATAACTTTGTTTTTCAAGGACAGCCTGCAATTTTTACACAACATAAAAGGATCATGAAGCTACATACATCAAGGAAGAAAATAGAGTATGAACTACCCACTTTTAAGATTTGTCGTAAGCCAAATCAATGATTAGGTGAGCCTAGGCAGAGGTAGGTGGCTAGAAGGCCTAGGCAGGAGGGTGCCACTAGTACATCGGATCGCGCCGCCTCTTACATACAATACTGTGTACTGATGCTTAGGTATTGCAACATATACAAATTTGTTTTACATTATTATTCGgaacaaaaaaaactaacatttaCCATTAGACCTATTCacaagtttcacaaaactactaTAAAATCTAGAATAATTGTTTTCACATGAAGTTCCAAAATGGTTAAACCATAATAACCACAAGGAAGATAGGTTAAGTTATAACAATGATGTAGTACAGAACTTAACATAGGGTTGTTCCATGGTTGTAgtgcttcaaagttcaaacaggGAAGGTTCAAATGTTTAGTCCACCAATGTTCTCTTATTTTACTATTGAATTATCTAACTATAGACACGGTGCCAACCAGCCTTTATATGCTCATTTATTATCTAATTACAAACATGGAAGCAAAACACAGAAGTTCACCTGCTGCAACAAAACTACAAAATGTGTTGTATCAGCCTACTACTTTCAGAAGAGAAGAGTGCTACGATGCAAATAGCAGTTTCAATGGTTCTAGCTAGGAGATTGGTTAGAGACTTCCCATTTTTTGAACTTGTAACCCTGAATATCGGAATAGCTTCATGTGCTATCTCCAAACAAAAGGTCCATTCTGGTATTTATTTGTCTAAAGTACATAGGCACACAATGTATGACCTATCAGAGAAGCCAATGTACAATGCACAGAGAAACGCACCAACATGACAGATAGTTTCCAGCACATTACAGCTCAACGATCAAAAAGATAATATGCGATGACCTTTACATCAATGTGGACACTTCTCAGTCAAATACATATAATAGAGCATTGAAAAATAATGGTGTCATACCGAGTAACTGCTACATTTGGAAAAATTCAAACTCCCTTAGACATAAAAGTTTCTTATGGTTCCAAACCAGAGTAATTCTAGCCaaagatatttttagtaaaaacaaaaatgaagaTGTAGTTCTAAATGTTGTTTTTTATTCTAATTAAACTGTACAGAATCttctattttaaattgtatctgTGTTAGGTTCATAGGGTGCATGATTCAAATAGCTTTTGGAAAATCACcaccgattttttttaaaaaaaaatctaaagaaTCTAATTTTGGTTGGGGCAACTGGCAAGTGCTATATGTCGATCTATATGAAGAAGTCGTAATGATGTGGTTTTTGAGAATGCAAATGTTAATTCTCCTATGCAGGTAGTCTTTAGGTGCACCCACTGGATTTGGGTTTTGACTTAGCTGCAAAAGGAGGAATGGCACCATATGAAACCAGCATGTTGTCTATTGGAGAGAAGTTTGATGAAAATATTCATCAAGGATGGATATTGGATGGATATTTTCTGATAGTATTTGTGCTTGACAACATTCCTATCATTGAGGTTTTTTTCATTGAACCATTTACTGTTTTATGGTGCATTAGATAAGAACTACAACTTTGTAACTAGAAAGGGCTACACCTTTTGTAACAGGAAACAGATGTGAGCTGATATGAGGATGGGACTtattccctccatctacttttgatagtcatattttatctttgcacacagaccaagaataagtaattctacttatcatccatttaaatatgctactaatTATTCATCGTAAACAAgcaattcattaatatttacatttctcaatgcccatgtagccaatcttgtgtggaagaatgaagagtcacgcattaaatccgagaaagtcattaagatgataggttgttggattgaaatatgcctatcaaaaatagatggagggagtattactctATCTCGATAAAATTCCCAGCACATTAATCATAATCATttcaaacaacaaaattgttgaTGTACAAAAAGAAAGGTTGCATCAAAATAAATCCTCAAAATACAGAAAGTGAATTGGCAATTTAGCATACCTCCATATAGGATGCACGGCATCTTTCATGTGTACGTTCTAAAAATGTGcgaacatactcaacaagctcAGTGGCATAGTTCGGCATCAATTGAACCCATCCAAGTACCTAAGGAGAATTTGAGAAAACTATGATAAATATGATTAGAACTTGCAGACAAGGTAACACATCAATTGTTTGGTAAATACCTCTTTGGCTATTATATCGACAGCCAAAAGCCCTTGTAGTACAGGACGCCCATTTTCGACTAATGGACTATACACTGAGGTTGCATGGACACGCGGTCTAAATGCGGCTGGACCTGCCAAAGGATGAAATATCACTTGCTCAAAATGTAAGGACCGTAACAAACAAGGGAAGAATAATTCAGTAGCATCCCTAAGAAGCATATTTAGGTGGACAACATTGCATTTAATCTGCtgcaaaaaaatatagtaatgatTCGGTATATGCCAAATCGCACTGTTGTTCCTTGTCCAATCTCTGGCAGACTGGCACCAGAAGACATTTTACTGAAAAAAAGATCCCAAACATCGCTCCTCTGTCTCTTCCTTTCCTCATCCTTCTGTGACCAGCTCTCAGCGTACATCTTAAACCCCGATCCCTTTGAATCAACTCGATATACTGCCTATGCTTGCGTAGCTTGTCCCACATTGAGGAGCAACAATCACATCTTTCTCAGAAAGCTCTGTATGCAGGGATTCTTCAAGGACAATCATCCGAGCAGTTTAACGATGGCAAGAACCATCTTGGAGAAGATGGCAAATGTAACGCGTTTGGTTTGATCCCTTACAAGTTTTGGCAGTACCAAGATTGAATTGAAAAGATGGGTATGGTTGATGCCAAATTTATGCAAATGTGAGAtagatgatactccctccgtcccaaaatataacaacttttagtcatcagaatttgtcccaaaatataacaacttcttcaccaacattcccttcccaaccaatcacaaccctccaccattcacttttcccacctacctccactactcatccaatcacaactctccaccactcacttcaacctattttcttaataaccgtgtccaaccctaaaacttcttatattctgggacgaagggagtatgtatTACCAAAATCTATACTGTGGTGCAGCCACTTGATCTTTCCTACCTCCACCCAGAAAAGTACATAGGTCTTTTATATCCGTCAGATCGACTCTAATCAATGCATAGGATTAGTTTTAGGATTCTTTGGAGGAAACACGCAATCATCCaacccaaccccccccccccctgcaCGCGCGCCCAGCCGCCCACACAAGCATCTAAGCCTACCAGGATCCCGTCGCCCCCTCGTCCGGCAACCGCTCTCCACACTTCCCCTTGACCACCCACCAGGCTCCCTCACCCATTGCATCGCTGCTGCCATCGTTGACTCATCCCCATGCTACCCTCCCCATAACCACCGCCGTCGATTGACCCTAGAACTCCGCCCCATCCTTGCCATCGTCCCTGCTGAATGGTGCACatggcatcgccgccgccgttgttaCCTAATGCCCTGAACAGCATCGTCGCCTACCCTTCCCTGGGCTCCCGACatacaaccccccccccccaaaaaaaaaaaaaaaagacaaccaccaccacccactAAGGGCTCACCCTTCTGCCGTTATGCCCTTCGCTCGAGACACCAGCGAATTGTACAGAAGGGACACCAGTTCGATTCACTTCATTCAGGTGTGCTTTTCAAATATTTCTGAAACCTACCGTGATCCCCACAcaggatatatatatacgtacatatacatatacatatatacgtacatatacatatacatatatacgtatatatatatacatatacatatatacgtatatatatatatatatatatatatatatatatatatattaaaattgtaagtCTATATCTTCTCTTATAGATATCCTGGATAGTGTGCACAGATTGAATTGAGAATTCTGAGATTCAGATTTGTTACTAAGGATTGGTCGTttcaaaaattcagaattaacaATGGAGTTCGGGTCAAATAAATAACAAAAATGTAAAAGAAGGCATACGCCTATTTTTTGCAGGTTCATGCTATTGTCAGAATACAGCATAGGATGGGGAAATCTATCCCTCGTTTGGATGCTGGGGCAAAGAGAAGGTAATTAGCTTGAGCAAAGAGAAAGAACAATTGTTAAAGGAAATATATGCTGCATCGGGAGGCTCATATGTGGTGCATTGAAGTAGGGGAAGCTAGAGAGCGAGTAGCGATAGAAGAAGCAACTATCGCCAGAGCAGATGAGAAGTCTTAGGTGTCTGAATATTGAGGAAGCAAGTATCGCTAGAGCAACTGAAGGGATTTGAATCCTTTCAACAATTGCTGTGGCAGGAGTTTAGAAAATTATAGTATTGGTAGGGTCGCTATCGTACCATTATCAGAATTTGGTAGGATAGCAATACAAATTAGACCATAATGtccatggagcaattaggcatGCACAAAAGTATTATGGAAAATGCAACGGCAATGCTATTTTACAACAAACAAGACTCTTCATTCTTTACTGTCTtacagtttttcttttctcgaaCACACAGGAGAGCTGCATATCATTATGTGAAAAGAAGAATAGGGTAGGAAATCTTTACAAAACCCCCACACACAGCAACACAACAGTTAGAAAAACAAGCGCACCCGAGACTTGCAGAGCTATAGTGCAGATTAAGTGTTAACAATCTAAATATGTTTATCTCGAATGCTACTAAACAAATTTTCCTGAATAATAAGAAATAATGCAGCCTCTGTTACAGGTAAACACACTATTGGAACACAAAACAAAGTATGTTTAAGTGCACTGGTTCAAAGATGCATATAGGGAACACAACAGGGGTGAGTTTGGTTTGTACGTCACATTTCCCATGCATTCAATATTCCCATCAATTCAAATGCTGCAAACACATTATAACATTACCAGTAATCTAATACTCCCCTTAGATGATGGAAACATTTTGGTTGCTCTAAACGAAACTAGAGTAATTATAGAACAATCTAAACAATGCAAAAATTACCAGTAAGGTGGTTACTGAAATAGGACCAAAATGTCTGTTGCACTCTGAAAACCACAAAGTAGTTAAATAACAGTTCGAAATTTCATAAACCAGAAATAAAAACTCGCAATTTGGGACAGCATAATTTGATCTTTCAGAACTTTGAAGTATAACTATGAACTGCAAATAAAGAATTGAAGTTTACGCCAATACAATTATGAATACAGAttaaagattaaaaaataaaaagtgtttttattcaaatttcaaaaattttgatgatccaaatttaaattctcAAGTCAAAATTCTTAAATCATGAATTCAAATTCATATTCAGAATTTGGACTTTGTTCATTCTAATCAAGAAATATGAATTCATTGTTCCTCAATTCTTAAACCATGAATTGGGAATTCatttatcatgataaaaataCATTCCCGAACTTGATATCATGATAAACTAAAATTCTTAAAATCATATATAATCTTGTTTGAAATTGAGAAGAATTAATTTTGAAATCTAGGATTTAAAATCACAACCTAAAAACAATTTCtaatttgaattttagttaaaaTGAATATTCATACAtccaattttgaaaaaaataataaggcATTTTTTTACTGAAGAACATTAGAGAATAAAATGATAATTTTGGTTTCTTGAGTATTTCGTTCTCTTTCAATTTTGAGTGATCAGCAAAACGCTGAGGCAGCTGACCAGAACCTCGTATCACCTCAAACAAAATCGTTTTCAACATAAAGGATATCTCTACTACTATAAAAGCGCAAtcgtcctcctccctccctctcaagTTGCATGCATAACCACCCCATCCTCGATAGAATCAGAAAAATCAAACGGTTGGTTAAAAAGAAACCAAAAGGATggattgattaaaaaaaaaacccgttAGATCCATCCCAGTCTATGGGCCATGCAACCCATCCTTATATGGGCCTGTTGCAATGCACAGGCATGGTACTAGGAGAAAAAAGAGGGGGTGGATCAGGGGTGGAATTCCTTAGTATATTCCTGGTTATTTTACCAGAAAAAATAATCATCACAGATTAGAGCAATTCTCTTAGTGACCCTCTTAGGGTTCCACACCCAAGTGCACCTAGAGGATGATTCATTATTTAATGACTTTTGTCATGTGTGTACTCAAATACTACATAACAAGGTTGTCAAGGTAGCCCATACAAGCAACCCTCCTAGTCACTAAGATTCCTATCGGTGTACATCACTCATATGTGAAATAACATAACTATAAAAGATACAGTTTTAATAATGTTACATGCTCCATGACTGATTTTGGAGTTCTGCTTCCTTACATGACATAATTGCTCCATGGCTTATCAGAGCAGGCAACATGCTTACAAGACAATATTAACTACAATATCAATTAATATCTAAACAAAAGAAACTTCTTTTGAGTATGGAACAAGAAAATTTTCCAGTGACCAATAAAACAATATATAAAATGTTTAATTGCATTAGACCATATGTAGGTAGACAACAGATAACTTACTAGATATAGCCTGTTGAACACATTTTCGGTAATCTACAAATATTGCTGGCAAGAAGTGCTCCTTCAAGAAGTTGTTCACAAAAGCCAATAGCCCATCATTCCTACAGAAATTTAAGAGCGataatgaatcaaattcatcaaagttCTCACATTTCAAAGTTGGAAATTGCAAATATTCCGTACAAGTGCTTTCTTTTAAACAAGGATTGAGCTTTAGAAAAAGAACCAAACAGCtcttaccat encodes:
- the LOC4345248 gene encoding uncharacterized protein, producing MLRRRREMDASSSAEVTGRCGGGGDDGGGGGDEEIRCRRRRRRRRGDAASVSAEETRRCGVVVGSGGDVEMRRWRRQRRRGDAARRRRRWMPRRRGAPAPRPSVRGFVPRDTVKAQATTRCRRFPNCPLFFFFTSSGTRCCVSAFRSLLQCCFVAVGFLLLVDLGRKCDCLSGRCDAQGVSDRWMRCC